In one Streptomyces sp. T12 genomic region, the following are encoded:
- a CDS encoding helical backbone metal receptor: MRVVSLVPSLTEAVAVSAPGTLVGATDWCSHPADLDVTRVGGTKNPKVDRIVALAPDLVIANEEENREPDLAALRAAGIEVLVTEVREVPQAFRELARVLDACGVTARPRWLDEAERTWSSLPLPERRTTAVVPIWRRPWMVLGRDTFAGDVLTRLGVDHLYATHEDRYPRIPLDDLRAAAPDVVVLPDEPYRFTADDGPEAFSGLPCALVSGRHLTWYGPSLAEAPQVLSEALRAAHR; encoded by the coding sequence ATGCGCGTCGTCTCCCTGGTGCCGTCCCTGACGGAGGCCGTGGCCGTCTCGGCCCCCGGCACCCTCGTCGGCGCCACGGACTGGTGCAGCCATCCGGCCGACCTGGACGTCACCCGCGTCGGCGGCACCAAGAATCCCAAGGTCGACCGGATCGTCGCCCTCGCCCCCGACCTGGTGATCGCCAACGAGGAGGAGAACCGCGAGCCCGACCTCGCCGCCCTCCGCGCGGCCGGCATCGAGGTCCTGGTGACCGAGGTGCGGGAGGTCCCGCAGGCCTTCCGGGAACTGGCGCGCGTGCTGGACGCCTGCGGAGTGACGGCCCGCCCGCGCTGGCTGGACGAGGCGGAGCGGACCTGGTCGTCGCTGCCGCTCCCCGAACGCCGGACGACGGCCGTGGTCCCGATCTGGCGGCGCCCCTGGATGGTGCTGGGCCGCGACACCTTCGCGGGCGACGTACTGACCCGCCTCGGCGTGGACCACCTCTACGCGACCCACGAGGACCGCTACCCCCGCATCCCCCTGGACGATCTGCGAGCAGCGGCCCCGGACGTCGTCGTCCTCCCCGACGAGCCGTACCGCTTCACGGCCGACGACGGCCCGGAGGCGTTCTCCGGCCTGCCCTGCGCACTCGTCAGCGGACGGCACCTGACGTGGTACGGCCCGTCACTGGCCGAGGCACCGCAGGTGCTGTCCGAGGCCCTGCGAGCAGCGCACCGCTGA
- a CDS encoding glycine betaine/L-proline ABC transporter ATP-binding protein has product MSSRLEAEHLYKVFGRRPDEAVERLRQGADREELRADGTTAAVIDASFTVEPGQIFVVMGLSGSGKSTLLRMLNGLLEPTAGHVRFDGQDLTALGDRELRKVRAQKISMVFQHFALFPHRSVLENAAYGLGVQGVPRVEREKRAAEALELCGLAGWEKSWPDELSGGMQQRVGLARALATDADLLLMDESFSALDPLIRRDMQDQLLQLQQTLKKTIVFITHDLNEAMRLGDRIAVMRDGRIVQTGSAEDILVRPANDYVASFIQDVDRSRVLTAAAVMDEDVHGDEVNCGCETATPDTPFTELCAISARLTHPVAVLDAKGTLVGRVPRQRLVGLLGDQQGEPEPCDNPRGTRDGKVIANA; this is encoded by the coding sequence GTGTCATCCAGGCTTGAGGCCGAACATCTCTACAAGGTGTTCGGCAGACGACCGGACGAGGCTGTCGAGCGGCTCCGCCAGGGAGCCGACCGGGAGGAGCTGCGCGCCGACGGCACCACCGCCGCCGTGATCGACGCCTCCTTCACCGTGGAACCGGGCCAGATCTTCGTCGTCATGGGCCTGTCCGGGTCCGGCAAGTCCACCTTGCTGCGCATGCTGAACGGGCTTCTGGAGCCGACCGCGGGTCACGTCCGCTTCGACGGCCAGGACCTGACCGCGCTCGGCGACCGTGAGCTGCGTAAGGTCCGCGCGCAGAAGATCAGCATGGTGTTCCAGCACTTCGCGCTGTTCCCGCACCGCAGCGTCCTGGAGAACGCCGCCTACGGCCTCGGGGTCCAGGGCGTGCCCCGCGTCGAGCGCGAGAAGCGCGCCGCCGAGGCCCTGGAACTGTGCGGTCTGGCCGGCTGGGAGAAGTCCTGGCCCGACGAGCTGTCCGGCGGCATGCAGCAGCGCGTGGGTCTCGCCCGCGCCCTCGCCACCGACGCCGACCTGCTCCTCATGGACGAGTCCTTCAGCGCGCTCGACCCGCTGATCCGCCGTGACATGCAGGACCAGCTGCTCCAGCTCCAGCAGACCCTGAAGAAGACGATCGTCTTCATCACCCACGACCTCAACGAGGCCATGCGCCTCGGCGACCGCATCGCGGTCATGCGCGACGGCCGCATCGTCCAGACCGGCAGCGCCGAGGACATCCTGGTCCGCCCGGCCAACGACTACGTCGCCTCCTTCATCCAGGACGTCGACCGCTCCCGGGTCCTGACCGCGGCGGCCGTCATGGACGAGGACGTCCACGGCGACGAGGTCAACTGCGGCTGCGAGACCGCGACGCCGGACACACCGTTCACCGAACTCTGCGCGATCAGCGCCCGCCTGACGCACCCCGTGGCAGTCCTCGACGCGAAGGGGACCCTCGTCGGTCGCGTCCCCAGACAGCGCCTCGTCGGCCTCCTCGGCGACCAGCAGGGCGAGCCCGAGCCCTGCGACAACCCGCGCGGCACCCGCGACGGGAAGGTGATCGCCAATGCCTAG
- a CDS encoding ABC transporter permease/substrate binding protein, translating into MPRIHFGDWIENLVDWLQSHLTWVFDIIKAALGGMYDAVDAVLGGGEPLLMAGILAVVACWLRGLLPGAMAFVGLALIDSLGLWDDAMDTLSLVLVAAVITIVFAVPLGIWAARSNRISAQLRPVLDVMQTMPAFIYLIPGVMFFGVGTTPGLLATIIFAMPPGVRMTELGIRQVDGELIEAAEAFGTSQRTTLARVQLPLALPTIMAGVNQVIMLALSMVVIGGMAGAGGLGEQVYSAITQLKVGLAAESGVAVVVLAMYLDRMTGALGQRVSPLGRRAAAKAAGAAASRFRLARYKPGGAVAVIGVVVLALVAGGMNLTGSDGSAQTAAGNSTNVGQGKKINIGYIPWDEGTATTYLWKELLEQRGYATDVKQLDPGPLYSGVARGDIDFQTDAWLPTTHKAYWDKYSSQLDDLGAWYGPTSLELTVPSYVKGIDSLADLKGRGKEFGGKIIGIEASAGMMGTLNKSVLKAYGLEGEYKVVSSSTSSMLAELDRSIKKREPVVVTLWSPHWAYGKYDLKKLKDPEGAWGKGEQIHTVAHKGFDQKDPTVAKWLKDFKLTETQLTSLENDIRAAGEGQEQDGVRAWLKKNPGLVDKLAPVAGGAKAQGRDAGKTVDIGYFPWDEAIAATYLWQNILEDRGYKPKVEQLDPGPLYTSLAQGQMDVQLDGWLPTTHKEYVDRFKGQLDDLGAWYGPTSLELTVPSYVKGIDSLADLKGRGKEFGGKIIGIEASAGMMGTLNKSVLKAYGLEGEYKVVSSSTSSMLAELDRSIKKREPVVVTLWSPHWAYGKYDLKKLKDPEGAWGKGEQIHTVAKKDFGREFPELNGWLKNFKLTEGQLASLEVEIQKGGAGNEKESARRWMDANPGIEDKLAPVTG; encoded by the coding sequence ATGCCTAGGATCCACTTCGGGGACTGGATCGAAAACCTGGTGGACTGGCTGCAGTCCCACCTGACCTGGGTTTTCGACATCATCAAGGCCGCCCTCGGCGGCATGTACGACGCTGTCGACGCCGTCCTCGGCGGCGGCGAGCCGCTGCTGATGGCCGGCATCCTCGCCGTGGTCGCGTGCTGGCTGCGCGGTCTGCTGCCCGGTGCCATGGCCTTCGTCGGCCTCGCCCTGATCGACTCGCTCGGGCTGTGGGACGACGCGATGGACACGCTCTCGCTCGTCCTCGTCGCCGCGGTCATCACCATCGTCTTCGCGGTGCCGCTGGGCATCTGGGCCGCCCGCAGCAACCGGATCAGCGCCCAGCTGCGGCCGGTGCTCGACGTCATGCAGACGATGCCGGCCTTCATCTACCTCATCCCCGGCGTCATGTTCTTCGGCGTCGGCACCACCCCCGGCCTCCTCGCGACGATCATCTTCGCCATGCCACCGGGCGTGCGGATGACGGAGCTCGGCATCCGGCAGGTGGACGGCGAGCTGATCGAGGCGGCCGAGGCGTTCGGCACCAGTCAGCGCACCACACTGGCACGCGTCCAGCTGCCGCTCGCGCTGCCGACGATCATGGCCGGCGTCAACCAGGTGATCATGCTGGCACTGTCGATGGTGGTCATCGGCGGCATGGCCGGTGCCGGCGGCCTCGGTGAGCAGGTCTACTCCGCCATCACCCAGCTCAAGGTCGGCCTGGCCGCCGAGAGCGGTGTGGCCGTGGTCGTCCTCGCGATGTACCTGGACCGGATGACCGGCGCGCTGGGCCAGCGGGTGTCCCCGCTCGGGCGCCGCGCCGCGGCCAAGGCGGCGGGCGCCGCCGCGAGCCGCTTCAGGCTCGCGCGCTACAAGCCGGGCGGCGCCGTGGCGGTCATCGGCGTCGTGGTCCTCGCCCTCGTCGCCGGCGGCATGAACCTGACCGGCTCCGACGGCAGCGCGCAGACCGCCGCCGGGAACAGCACGAACGTGGGCCAGGGCAAGAAGATCAACATCGGCTACATCCCCTGGGACGAGGGCACCGCCACCACGTACCTGTGGAAGGAGCTCCTGGAGCAGCGCGGCTACGCGACCGACGTCAAGCAGCTCGACCCCGGTCCGCTCTACTCGGGCGTGGCCCGAGGCGACATCGACTTCCAGACCGACGCCTGGCTGCCGACCACGCACAAGGCGTACTGGGACAAGTACAGCTCCCAGCTCGACGATCTCGGCGCCTGGTACGGGCCGACGTCGCTGGAGCTGACGGTGCCGTCGTATGTGAAGGGCATCGACTCGCTCGCTGATCTGAAGGGTCGGGGGAAGGAGTTCGGCGGGAAGATCATCGGCATCGAGGCGAGTGCCGGGATGATGGGGACGCTGAACAAGTCGGTGCTGAAGGCGTACGGCCTGGAGGGCGAGTACAAGGTCGTGTCGTCGAGTACGTCGTCGATGCTGGCGGAGCTGGACCGGTCGATCAAGAAGCGTGAGCCCGTGGTCGTGACGCTGTGGTCGCCGCACTGGGCGTACGGCAAGTACGACCTGAAGAAGCTCAAGGACCCCGAGGGCGCCTGGGGCAAGGGCGAGCAGATCCACACCGTCGCGCACAAGGGCTTCGACCAGAAGGACCCGACCGTCGCGAAGTGGCTGAAGGACTTCAAGCTCACCGAGACGCAACTGACCAGCCTGGAGAACGACATCCGCGCGGCGGGCGAGGGCCAGGAGCAGGACGGCGTGCGCGCCTGGCTGAAGAAGAACCCCGGCCTGGTCGACAAGCTCGCCCCGGTCGCCGGCGGCGCGAAGGCGCAGGGCCGGGACGCGGGCAAGACCGTGGACATCGGCTACTTCCCGTGGGACGAGGCCATCGCCGCCACCTATCTGTGGCAGAACATCCTCGAGGACCGCGGCTACAAGCCGAAGGTCGAACAGCTCGACCCCGGCCCGCTGTACACCTCGCTCGCGCAGGGGCAGATGGATGTGCAGCTGGACGGCTGGCTGCCGACCACGCACAAGGAGTATGTGGACCGCTTCAAGGGCCAGTTGGACGACCTGGGCGCCTGGTACGGGCCGACGTCGCTGGAGCTGACGGTGCCGTCGTATGTGAAGGGCATCGACTCGCTCGCTGATCTGAAGGGTCGGGGGAAGGAGTTCGGCGGGAAGATCATCGGCATCGAGGCGAGTGCCGGGATGATGGGGACGCTGAACAAGTCGGTGCTGAAGGCGTACGGCCTGGAGGGCGAGTACAAGGTCGTGTCGTCGAGTACGTCGTCGATGCTGGCGGAGCTGGACCGGTCGATCAAGAAGCGTGAGCCCGTGGTCGTGACGCTGTGGTCGCCGCACTGGGCGTACGGCAAGTACGACCTGAAGAAGCTCAAGGACCCCGAGGGCGCCTGGGGCAAGGGCGAGCAGATCCACACCGTGGCCAAGAAGGACTTCGGCCGGGAATTCCCCGAACTGAACGGCTGGCTGAAGAACTTCAAGCTGACCGAGGGGCAACTCGCCTCACTGGAGGTGGAGATCCAGAAGGGCGGCGCCGGAAACGAGAAGGAATCGGCACGCCGGTGGATGGACGCCAATCCGGGGATCGAGGACAAGCTGGCGCCTGTGACGGGATAG
- a CDS encoding TDT family transporter: MVTAVRHLGPNWYASVMGTAAVATAGAGLPLHLPGLRTACTAVWALSLALLVALLGARALHWTHHRDQARAHLLDPATAPFYGCLAMALSAVGSGALTVGRDWIGTGAAVALDAVLFTAGTVVGLAAAIAVPYLMAVRHRAEPSQATPVWLLPLVAPMVSAALGPLLVPHLPPGQAQETLLLACFAMFGLSLLATLLMLPLVFARLVAGGPLPLALTPTLFLVLGPLGQSTTAVGMFADVAPGVVPAPYSQGFGVLAVLYGVPVMGFALLWIGLATAHVLRARRHGMAFAMTWWAFTFPVGTCVTGAGALARHTGLGIYGLLSIGLYVVLVGAWAVAAVCTARGLLSGALLAGPRTAPAVPRPVTGRTTSGAVR, translated from the coding sequence ATGGTCACCGCCGTCCGTCATCTCGGACCCAACTGGTACGCGTCCGTCATGGGCACCGCCGCCGTCGCCACCGCCGGAGCCGGACTGCCGCTGCACCTCCCCGGCCTGCGTACCGCCTGCACGGCCGTCTGGGCCCTCTCCCTCGCCCTGCTCGTCGCCCTGCTCGGCGCCCGTGCCCTGCACTGGACCCACCACCGTGACCAGGCCCGCGCCCACCTCCTCGACCCGGCCACGGCGCCCTTCTACGGCTGCCTGGCCATGGCCCTGTCGGCCGTCGGCAGCGGTGCCCTGACCGTCGGCCGGGACTGGATCGGGACCGGCGCGGCGGTCGCGCTCGACGCCGTGCTGTTCACCGCCGGTACGGTCGTCGGGCTGGCGGCCGCGATCGCCGTCCCGTACCTCATGGCCGTACGTCACCGCGCAGAACCGTCACAGGCCACGCCCGTGTGGCTGCTGCCGCTCGTCGCGCCCATGGTGTCCGCCGCGCTCGGGCCGCTCCTGGTGCCGCATCTGCCGCCCGGGCAGGCCCAGGAGACCCTGCTGCTCGCCTGCTTCGCGATGTTCGGGCTGAGTCTGCTCGCCACGTTGCTGATGCTGCCGCTGGTCTTCGCCCGGCTGGTCGCGGGCGGGCCCCTGCCCCTCGCCCTCACCCCGACCCTGTTCCTGGTGCTGGGTCCGCTCGGGCAGTCGACCACCGCCGTCGGCATGTTCGCCGACGTCGCACCCGGCGTGGTCCCGGCGCCGTACAGCCAGGGCTTCGGCGTTCTCGCGGTGCTCTACGGCGTGCCCGTCATGGGCTTCGCGCTCCTGTGGATCGGGCTCGCCACCGCCCACGTGCTGCGGGCTCGGCGGCACGGGATGGCGTTCGCGATGACGTGGTGGGCGTTCACCTTCCCCGTCGGCACCTGTGTCACCGGCGCCGGGGCACTCGCCCGGCACACCGGGCTCGGGATCTACGGCCTCCTCTCCATCGGGCTGTATGTCGTGCTCGTCGGCGCGTGGGCCGTCGCCGCCGTTTGCACCGCCCGCGGTCTGCTCAGCGGTGCGCTGCTCGCAGGGCCTCGGACAGCACCTGCGGTGCCTCGGCCAGTGACGGGCCGTACCACGTCAGGTGCCGTCCGCTGA
- a CDS encoding 5'-3' exonuclease: MRGVTGRLMLLDTASLYFRAYFGVPDSVKAPDGTPVNAVRGLLDFIDRLVKDHRPDALVACMDADWRPQWRVDLIPSYKAHRVAEEHEVGPDEEEVPDTLSPQVPVIEAVLDALGIARVGVEGYEADDVIGTFTGRAKGPVDIVTGDRDLYQLVDDARGVRVLYPLKGVGTLQLTDEAWLREKYGVDGRGYADLALLRGDPSDGLPGVPGIGEKTAAKLLAEFGDLAGIMAAVDDPKAKLTPSQRKRLDESRPYVAVAPTVVRVADDVQLPDVDTALPRAPRDPAGLDELAMRWGLGGSLQRLLVTLGA; this comes from the coding sequence ATGCGTGGCGTGACCGGACGACTGATGCTCCTCGACACCGCCTCGCTCTACTTCCGCGCCTACTTCGGCGTCCCGGACTCCGTGAAGGCCCCCGACGGCACGCCGGTGAACGCCGTGCGCGGACTCCTCGACTTCATCGACCGCCTGGTCAAGGACCACCGCCCGGACGCGCTGGTGGCCTGCATGGACGCCGACTGGCGGCCCCAGTGGCGGGTCGACCTGATCCCCTCCTACAAGGCACACCGCGTCGCCGAGGAGCACGAGGTCGGGCCGGACGAGGAGGAGGTGCCCGACACCCTGTCGCCGCAGGTGCCGGTCATCGAGGCCGTCCTCGACGCGCTCGGCATCGCGCGCGTGGGGGTCGAGGGGTACGAGGCGGACGACGTGATCGGCACGTTCACCGGGCGGGCGAAGGGCCCGGTCGACATCGTCACCGGCGACCGCGACCTGTACCAGCTGGTGGACGACGCGCGCGGGGTGCGGGTGCTGTACCCGCTCAAGGGCGTGGGCACCCTCCAGCTCACCGACGAGGCGTGGCTGCGCGAGAAGTACGGCGTCGACGGCCGGGGGTACGCGGATCTGGCGCTGCTGCGCGGCGACCCGAGCGACGGCCTGCCGGGCGTGCCCGGCATCGGTGAGAAGACGGCCGCGAAGCTGCTGGCCGAGTTCGGCGACCTGGCCGGGATCATGGCGGCGGTCGACGACCCGAAGGCGAAGCTGACGCCTTCGCAGCGCAAGCGGCTGGACGAGTCGCGGCCGTACGTCGCCGTCGCGCCGACCGTGGTGCGGGTCGCGGACGACGTCCAGCTGCCGGACGTCGACACGGCGCTGCCGCGTGCGCCCCGGGATCCGGCGGGGCTGGACGAGCTGGCGATGCGGTGGGGGCTCGGCGGGTCGCTGCAGCGGCTGCTTGTGACGCTGGGGGCGTGA
- a CDS encoding helix-turn-helix domain-containing protein, which yields MGDHKEQSLRVGAAVRRRRRALDLTLAVVAERSGLSVPFLSQVENDRARPSRSSLEKVADALRTTAVELLAAADPACSVDVVRADGTELAPEPRVRSLVRGHHQMHASEFTGDHDAGREFQYRNDQLMYVADGAVEIEAEGRAYRLGRGDTLYLTGGVRHRWRATVPDTRVVVVAVAEHIEAVRDRPGR from the coding sequence ATGGGCGACCACAAAGAACAGTCCCTTCGAGTGGGCGCGGCCGTGCGGCGGCGGCGCCGCGCGCTGGACCTCACCCTTGCCGTCGTCGCCGAGCGCAGCGGCCTTTCGGTGCCCTTCCTGAGCCAGGTCGAGAACGACCGGGCGCGCCCGAGCAGAAGCTCCCTGGAAAAGGTCGCCGACGCGCTGCGTACGACCGCCGTCGAACTCCTCGCCGCGGCCGACCCGGCGTGCAGTGTGGACGTGGTGCGGGCCGACGGCACGGAGCTGGCGCCGGAACCCCGGGTGCGGTCCCTGGTGCGCGGTCACCATCAGATGCATGCCTCGGAGTTCACCGGCGACCATGACGCGGGCCGTGAATTCCAGTACCGCAACGACCAGTTGATGTACGTCGCCGACGGCGCCGTGGAGATCGAGGCGGAGGGGCGCGCGTACCGCCTCGGCCGCGGCGACACCCTGTACCTGACCGGCGGAGTGCGCCACCGCTGGCGGGCGACCGTGCCGGACACGCGCGTGGTCGTCGTCGCGGTGGCGGAGCACATCGAGGCGGTCCGGGACCGGCCGGGGCGCTGA